Proteins from a single region of Pseudomonas fulva:
- a CDS encoding anhydro-N-acetylmuramic acid kinase, with amino-acid sequence MSGTSLDGLDIALIEQGERTRLLAHHYQALPDSLRQQLLELCSSGVDELARAALAEQQWAQLVAEGINSLLRQQNLQPDAIRAIGSHGQTVRHEPARGFTIQIGNPALLAELTGITVVADFRRRDVAAGGQGAPLVPAFHEALFASPGAARAILNVGGFSNLSLLEQGKPAKGFDCGPGNVLMDAWIHHHLGHAYDREGAWAASGAVQPELLAALLADPFFRATGPKSTGRELFNLPWLLRHLSAQPAFEPQDVQATLLELTATSIAASLQHAQPGCAELLVCGGGAHNKALLARLQALLPAAQVSSTDDHGVPADWVEAMAFAWLAHCCLNGIPANRPEVTGARGLRVLGAIYPA; translated from the coding sequence ATGTCCGGTACCAGTCTCGACGGGCTGGACATCGCCCTGATCGAGCAGGGCGAGCGCACTCGATTGCTCGCCCATCACTACCAGGCCCTTCCCGATTCGCTTCGCCAGCAACTGCTCGAGCTGTGCAGCTCTGGCGTGGACGAACTCGCCCGCGCGGCTCTTGCCGAGCAGCAGTGGGCGCAGCTGGTCGCCGAAGGCATCAACAGCCTGCTGCGCCAGCAGAACCTGCAGCCGGACGCCATTCGCGCCATCGGCAGCCACGGCCAGACCGTACGGCATGAACCCGCGCGGGGCTTCACCATCCAGATCGGCAACCCTGCTCTGCTGGCCGAACTGACCGGTATCACCGTAGTGGCCGACTTTCGCCGCCGCGACGTGGCAGCCGGTGGCCAGGGCGCCCCGCTGGTGCCGGCCTTCCATGAGGCGCTTTTCGCCAGCCCCGGCGCTGCCCGAGCGATCCTCAACGTGGGCGGTTTCAGCAACCTCAGCCTGCTGGAACAGGGCAAGCCCGCCAAGGGCTTCGACTGCGGGCCGGGCAACGTGCTGATGGATGCCTGGATCCACCATCATCTCGGCCATGCCTACGACAGGGAGGGTGCCTGGGCTGCCAGCGGAGCGGTGCAACCTGAATTGCTGGCGGCGCTGCTGGCGGATCCGTTCTTCCGGGCCACCGGGCCGAAGAGTACCGGGCGTGAACTATTCAACCTGCCCTGGCTGCTGCGGCACCTGAGCGCGCAGCCTGCCTTCGAGCCACAGGACGTGCAGGCCACCCTGCTAGAGCTCACGGCCACCAGCATCGCGGCTTCGCTGCAGCACGCGCAGCCAGGCTGCGCTGAGTTGCTGGTCTGCGGCGGCGGCGCCCATAACAAGGCGCTGCTGGCACGTTTGCAGGCGTTGTTGCCCGCAGCGCAGGTGAGCAGTACCGACGACCATGGCGTGCCTGCCGACTGGGTCGAGGCCATGGCGTTTGCCTGGCTGGCTCACTGCTGCCTCAACGGCATCCCCGCCAACCGGCCCGAAGTCACCGGTGCTCGGGGTCTACGGGTGCTTGGCGCCATCTACCCGGCTTGA
- a CDS encoding peptidoglycan DD-metalloendopeptidase family protein encodes MTSTTKAPPLYPKTHIIAASGVAALLSLALLVFPSREVEAKKTFLNLDMDNGSEQIQQNLPDNQAGAATEENLDSPFAQIEGSDESQNAEIEAEPEIAEQPPEDPRNKTVTVANGDTLSTVFSKVGLSSNTLHEVINSSKEAKQLTRLKVGQELQFQLSEAGQLESLHSQLSDLESVSLKKTDGGYDFKREMVKPDVHESYAHGVINSSLFVAAKRAGLSHNLTMDLANIFGYDIDFAMDIREGDEFEVIYQNKKVGDKSVGTGNILSARFTNRGKTYTAVRYTDKQGNVSYYDADGNSMRKAFIRTPVDFARISSRFSNGRKHPILNKIRAHKGVDYAAPRGTPIKAAGDGKVILAGRKGGYGNTVVLQHGSRYRTLYAHMQGFAKGVRTGGSVKQGQIIGYIGTTGLSTGPHLHYEFQVNGTHVDPLSQKLPMSDPIARQEKQRFLQMSKPLMARMDQEKATMLALNKR; translated from the coding sequence ATGACCTCTACAACTAAAGCGCCGCCGCTCTATCCCAAGACACACATCATCGCAGCCAGCGGCGTCGCCGCCCTCCTCAGCCTCGCACTCCTGGTGTTTCCCTCCCGCGAAGTAGAAGCCAAGAAGACCTTCCTCAACCTGGACATGGACAATGGTTCCGAGCAGATCCAACAGAACCTGCCCGACAATCAGGCAGGGGCTGCAACCGAGGAAAACCTCGACTCGCCGTTTGCGCAAATAGAAGGCAGCGACGAATCGCAGAACGCCGAGATCGAGGCAGAGCCGGAAATTGCCGAGCAGCCGCCCGAAGATCCACGCAACAAGACGGTCACCGTGGCCAATGGCGACACGCTCTCCACGGTGTTCAGCAAGGTGGGCCTGAGTTCCAATACCCTGCATGAGGTGATCAACAGCAGCAAGGAAGCCAAGCAGCTGACCCGCCTCAAGGTCGGCCAGGAACTGCAGTTCCAGCTGAGCGAAGCGGGGCAGCTGGAAAGCCTGCACAGCCAGCTCAGCGACCTGGAAAGCGTCAGCCTGAAAAAGACCGACGGCGGTTACGACTTCAAGCGTGAGATGGTCAAGCCGGATGTGCACGAGTCCTACGCCCACGGGGTGATCAACAGCTCGCTGTTCGTGGCGGCCAAGCGTGCCGGCCTGTCCCACAACCTGACCATGGATCTGGCCAACATCTTCGGCTACGACATCGACTTCGCCATGGATATTCGTGAAGGCGACGAGTTCGAGGTGATCTACCAGAACAAAAAGGTCGGCGATAAATCGGTCGGCACCGGCAACATTCTCTCCGCGCGTTTCACCAACCGTGGCAAGACCTACACCGCCGTTCGCTATACCGACAAGCAAGGCAACGTCAGCTACTACGATGCCGACGGCAACAGCATGCGCAAGGCGTTCATTCGTACCCCGGTAGACTTCGCCCGCATCAGCTCGCGCTTCTCCAATGGCCGCAAGCACCCTATCCTCAACAAGATCCGTGCTCACAAGGGCGTCGATTATGCCGCCCCGCGCGGCACGCCGATCAAGGCTGCCGGCGATGGCAAGGTCATCCTTGCCGGCCGCAAGGGCGGCTACGGCAATACCGTGGTACTGCAACACGGTAGCCGCTACCGCACCCTGTATGCGCACATGCAGGGCTTCGCCAAGGGCGTGCGCACCGGCGGCAGCGTCAAGCAGGGCCAGATCATCGGCTACATCGGCACCACCGGCCTGTCGACCGGCCCGCACCTGCACTACGAGTTCCAGGTCAACGGGACCCACGTCGACCCGCTGAGCCAGAAGCTGCCGATGTCCGATCCGATCGCTCGCCAGGAAAAGCAACGTTTCCTGCAGATGAGCAAGCCGCTCATGGCGCGCATGGATCAGGAAAAAGCCACCATGCTCGCTCTCAACAAGCGCTGA
- the tyrS gene encoding tyrosine--tRNA ligase, with protein MKSVEEQLALIKRGAEEVLVEAELIEKLKRGEPLRIKAGFDPTAPDLHLGHTVLINKLRQFQELGHQVIFLIGDFTGMIGDPSGKSATRPPLTREQVLENAETYKAQVFKILDPAKTEVAFNSTWINELTPADFIRLASQYTVARMLERDDFDKRYTGNQPIAIHEFLYPLVQGYDSVALRADVELGGTDQKFNLLMGRELQRAYGQPSQCVVTMPLLEGLDGVKKMSKSLGNYIGIQEAPGVMYNKLVSMPDALMWRYFELLSFRSMEEIEQFKKDVEAGANPRDIKIKLAEEIVARFHGEEAAANAHRSAGNRMKEGELPEDLPEVELVAADDMPIAALLNKAGLVKNAAVARDLLGSNGVRVDGQVVDRSFVFKLGATHVCQAGKKAFARITLKSE; from the coding sequence ATGAAGTCGGTTGAAGAGCAGCTCGCGCTGATCAAGCGCGGTGCGGAGGAAGTCCTTGTTGAAGCTGAGCTGATCGAGAAGCTCAAGCGCGGTGAGCCGCTGCGTATCAAGGCAGGCTTCGATCCGACTGCACCGGATCTGCACCTGGGACATACCGTGCTTATTAATAAGCTGCGCCAGTTCCAGGAACTGGGGCATCAGGTGATCTTCCTGATCGGCGACTTCACCGGGATGATCGGTGACCCCAGTGGCAAGAGTGCCACGCGCCCACCCCTGACCCGCGAGCAGGTCCTGGAAAATGCCGAGACCTACAAGGCTCAGGTGTTCAAGATCCTCGACCCGGCCAAGACCGAGGTCGCCTTCAACTCCACCTGGATCAACGAGCTGACGCCGGCCGACTTCATCCGCCTGGCCTCCCAGTACACCGTGGCGCGCATGCTCGAGCGCGACGACTTCGACAAGCGCTATACCGGTAACCAGCCGATCGCCATCCACGAGTTCCTGTACCCGCTCGTGCAGGGCTACGACTCGGTGGCGCTGCGCGCCGATGTCGAGCTCGGTGGTACCGATCAGAAATTCAACCTGCTGATGGGGCGTGAGCTTCAGCGCGCGTACGGTCAGCCCTCCCAGTGCGTCGTCACCATGCCGCTGCTCGAGGGGCTGGATGGCGTGAAGAAGATGTCCAAGTCTCTGGGCAACTACATCGGTATCCAGGAAGCGCCGGGGGTCATGTACAACAAGCTGGTGTCCATGCCCGATGCGCTGATGTGGCGTTACTTCGAATTGCTCAGCTTCCGCAGCATGGAGGAGATCGAGCAATTCAAGAAGGATGTCGAGGCCGGGGCGAACCCGCGCGACATCAAGATCAAGCTGGCCGAAGAAATCGTCGCCCGTTTCCATGGCGAAGAGGCGGCAGCCAATGCCCACCGTTCTGCCGGTAACCGCATGAAGGAGGGTGAGCTGCCCGAGGACCTGCCGGAGGTCGAGCTGGTCGCGGCCGATGACATGCCCATCGCTGCACTCCTTAATAAGGCAGGCTTGGTGAAGAACGCAGCGGTCGCACGTGATCTGCTCGGCAGCAATGGCGTGCGGGTGGATGGCCAGGTGGTCGATCGCAGCTTCGTTTTCAAGCTGGGTGCGACCCACGTTTGCCAGGCCGGCAAGAAGGCTTTTGCACGAATCACGCTGAAATCCGAATAA
- the birA gene encoding bifunctional biotin--[acetyl-CoA-carboxylase] ligase/biotin operon repressor BirA, with translation MQSLLRLLQDGQFHSGEELGAAVGVSRAAIWKRLQALEAEFDLQVHKVRGRGYRLETPLSLLDIDLLTASSSFPVILLQQVDSTNAQALRHLASGAVPPFLVIAEQQTAGRGRRGRSWASPFGENLYYSLVLRVSGGMRQLEGLSLVVGLALLQALREAGVENAGLKWPNDLLVDGRKVAGILLELSGDPADICHVVIGIGVNINMRVAPRDEAIDQPWTSLRQVVGGQVDRNGFVASLNRQLQHYLQLHQTHGFASLREQWEANHLWQGRAAVLAAGLQSVQGRVLGVDDTGALRLEVEGQEKVFSGGELSLRLRDDS, from the coding sequence ATGCAGTCTTTATTGCGACTTCTACAGGATGGGCAGTTTCATTCGGGTGAGGAGCTCGGCGCAGCTGTGGGTGTGAGTCGGGCGGCTATCTGGAAGCGCCTGCAGGCGCTCGAGGCCGAGTTCGATCTGCAGGTTCACAAGGTTCGCGGGCGTGGGTACCGGCTCGAGACGCCGTTGTCTCTGCTGGACATCGACTTGCTGACCGCTTCGTCCTCGTTCCCGGTCATCCTGCTGCAGCAAGTCGATTCAACCAATGCGCAGGCCCTTCGCCATCTGGCGTCCGGCGCCGTTCCGCCATTTCTGGTGATTGCCGAGCAGCAGACCGCGGGCCGTGGCCGGCGTGGCCGCAGTTGGGCCAGTCCATTCGGTGAGAACCTGTATTACAGCCTGGTGTTGCGGGTCAGCGGCGGAATGCGCCAGCTCGAAGGCCTCAGTCTCGTGGTGGGGCTCGCGCTCCTGCAGGCGCTTCGTGAGGCGGGTGTCGAGAATGCCGGTTTGAAATGGCCCAACGATTTGCTGGTCGACGGTCGCAAGGTTGCCGGAATCCTGTTGGAGCTCTCTGGGGATCCGGCCGACATCTGCCACGTGGTCATCGGTATCGGCGTGAACATCAACATGCGGGTTGCACCGCGCGACGAGGCCATCGATCAGCCCTGGACCTCGCTGCGTCAGGTGGTGGGCGGTCAGGTCGATCGCAACGGGTTCGTTGCCAGCCTCAACCGCCAGTTGCAGCACTATCTGCAACTGCACCAGACCCATGGTTTCGCCTCGCTGCGTGAGCAGTGGGAGGCCAATCACCTGTGGCAGGGCCGCGCGGCAGTGCTCGCCGCCGGGCTGCAATCCGTTCAGGGGCGTGTTCTCGGGGTTGATGACACGGGGGCGCTGCGCCTGGAAGTCGAGGGGCAGGAAAAGGTGTTCAGCGGTGGTGAGCTCAGTCTGAGGTTGCGTGATGATTCTTGA
- a CDS encoding pantothenate kinase, with product MILELDCGNSFIKWRVLPRAGVGAALASGVADNGEVLIAALADRFPQQLSTCRLVSVRADDETRLLCAALSERFAIECQVAAPAQTLAGVQNGYGDYQRLGLDRWLAVVGAYSLEQGACLVLDLGTAITSDFIAAEGAHLGGFICPGMPLMRSQLLTHTRRIRYDSAAVEQASDSLMPGRCTAEAVERGCRLMLRGFVSTQLELARQQCGDDVAVFLTGGDAAMAAEWVPAARVVPDLVFIGLAIACPVVGEK from the coding sequence ATGATTCTTGAGCTTGACTGCGGTAACAGTTTCATCAAGTGGCGTGTCCTGCCGCGTGCGGGCGTGGGCGCGGCGCTCGCCAGTGGCGTTGCGGATAACGGTGAGGTGCTCATAGCGGCGCTGGCGGATCGTTTTCCGCAGCAGCTATCGACTTGTCGTCTGGTGAGTGTACGCGCCGATGATGAAACGCGTCTGCTCTGTGCCGCCCTGAGCGAGCGCTTCGCGATCGAATGCCAGGTGGCGGCTCCTGCACAGACGCTCGCCGGCGTACAGAACGGCTACGGGGATTATCAGCGGTTGGGGCTCGATCGATGGCTTGCCGTCGTCGGTGCCTACAGTCTGGAGCAGGGCGCCTGTCTGGTGCTGGATCTCGGTACGGCGATCACCTCGGACTTCATCGCCGCTGAGGGGGCGCATCTGGGCGGTTTCATATGCCCGGGGATGCCGCTGATGCGCAGCCAATTGCTCACCCACACGCGCCGGATTCGCTATGACAGTGCTGCCGTGGAGCAGGCCAGCGACAGCCTGATGCCGGGACGCTGCACCGCAGAGGCGGTAGAGCGTGGCTGTCGACTGATGTTGCGCGGTTTCGTGAGCACTCAGCTCGAGCTCGCTCGTCAGCAGTGCGGAGATGATGTGGCTGTGTTTCTGACCGGTGGGGATGCAGCGATGGCGGCGGAGTGGGTGCCGGCGGCGCGTGTGGTGCCTGATCTGGTCTTTATCGGTTTGGCGATCGCCTGTCCGGTGGTGGGGGAGAAGTGA
- a CDS encoding SPOR domain-containing protein — translation MRWIFMLLVVLNAFYYVWHQQQVPMQAKEVAPLSLYQDSRRDIQLLSESEPRERRTPAVREEAPEQAVCLFLGRFDDPAQAEQVEQRLLSLDIRSQSQVVESAGAVDYWVYLPPLASRQASLRQLRELQARKIDSYIISQGDLANGISLGIFPRHDSADSVISRLRRAGYEPLLRELPRANRSHWVRIAPESRRLVDDSLLERLSLDFNGLQHQLMPCEGVASVR, via the coding sequence ATGCGCTGGATTTTCATGCTGTTGGTGGTGCTCAACGCCTTCTACTACGTATGGCACCAGCAGCAGGTGCCCATGCAGGCAAAGGAGGTTGCTCCGTTGTCCCTGTACCAGGACAGCCGACGCGACATCCAGTTGCTGAGCGAATCCGAGCCGCGGGAGCGACGTACGCCTGCTGTCAGAGAAGAGGCGCCCGAGCAGGCCGTGTGTCTGTTCCTGGGCCGCTTCGATGATCCGGCGCAGGCTGAGCAGGTGGAGCAGCGGCTGCTGAGCCTGGATATTCGTTCGCAGAGCCAGGTGGTCGAGTCGGCGGGCGCCGTGGATTACTGGGTCTATCTTCCGCCCCTGGCCTCGCGTCAGGCCTCGCTGAGGCAGCTGCGTGAGCTGCAGGCGCGCAAGATCGACAGCTACATCATCAGCCAGGGCGACCTGGCCAATGGTATTTCGCTGGGCATCTTTCCTCGCCATGATTCGGCCGACAGTGTGATCTCGCGGCTGCGCCGCGCCGGTTACGAGCCGCTGCTGCGCGAGTTGCCGCGCGCCAACCGCAGTCACTGGGTGCGCATCGCCCCGGAAAGCCGGCGTTTGGTCGATGATTCGCTGCTCGAGCGTTTGTCTTTGGACTTCAATGGCTTACAACATCAATTAATGCCATGTGAGGGGGTTGCAAGCGTTCGATAG
- the tuf gene encoding elongation factor Tu has protein sequence MAKEKFERNKPHVNVGTIGHVDHGKTTLTAALTRVCSEVFGSARVDFDKIDSAPEEKARGITINTAHVEYDSNIRHYAHVDCPGHADYVKNMITGAAQMDGAILVCSAADGPMPQTREHILLSRQVGVPYIVVFLNKADMVDDAELLELVEMEVRDLLSTYDFPGDDTPIIIGSALMALNGQDDNEMGTTAVKKLVETLDTYIPEPVRAIDRPFLMPIEDVFSISGRGTVVTGRVERGIVKIQEEIEIVGLRATTKTTCTGVEMFRKLLDEGRAGENCGVLLRGTKRDDVERGQVLAKPGTIKPHTKFEAEVYVLSKEEGGRHTPFFKGYRPQFYFRTTDVTGSCELPEGVEMVMPGDNIKMVVTLIKPIAMEDGLRFAIREGGRTVGAGVVAKIVE, from the coding sequence ATGGCTAAAGAAAAGTTTGAACGTAACAAACCGCACGTCAACGTTGGCACCATCGGTCACGTTGACCATGGCAAAACCACTCTGACCGCTGCTCTGACTCGCGTCTGCTCCGAAGTATTCGGTTCGGCTCGCGTCGACTTCGACAAGATCGACAGCGCTCCGGAAGAGAAGGCTCGTGGTATCACCATCAACACTGCCCACGTAGAGTACGATTCCAACATTCGTCACTACGCGCACGTTGACTGCCCGGGTCACGCTGACTACGTCAAGAACATGATCACTGGTGCTGCCCAGATGGACGGCGCGATCCTGGTTTGCTCGGCCGCTGATGGTCCGATGCCGCAGACCCGTGAGCACATCCTGCTGTCCCGTCAGGTAGGCGTTCCGTACATCGTTGTCTTCCTGAACAAGGCTGACATGGTAGACGACGCTGAGCTGCTGGAACTGGTCGAGATGGAAGTTCGCGATCTGCTGAGCACCTACGACTTCCCGGGCGACGACACCCCGATCATCATCGGTTCGGCGCTGATGGCTCTGAACGGCCAGGACGACAACGAGATGGGCACCACTGCCGTCAAGAAGCTCGTCGAGACTCTGGATACCTACATCCCTGAGCCGGTTCGTGCCATCGACCGTCCGTTCCTGATGCCGATCGAAGACGTATTCTCGATCTCCGGCCGCGGTACCGTTGTTACCGGTCGTGTAGAGCGCGGTATCGTCAAGATCCAGGAAGAAATCGAGATCGTTGGTCTGCGTGCTACCACCAAGACCACCTGCACCGGTGTCGAGATGTTCCGCAAGCTGCTCGACGAAGGTCGTGCTGGTGAGAACTGTGGCGTTCTGCTGCGCGGCACCAAGCGTGACGACGTAGAGCGTGGTCAGGTTCTGGCCAAGCCGGGCACCATCAAGCCGCACACCAAGTTCGAAGCTGAAGTGTACGTTCTGTCCAAGGAAGAAGGTGGTCGTCACACCCCGTTCTTCAAGGGCTACCGTCCGCAGTTCTACTTCCGTACCACTGACGTGACCGGTTCGTGCGAACTGCCGGAAGGCGTTGAGATGGTAATGCCGGGCGACAACATCAAGATGGTTGTCACCCTGATCAAGCCGATCGCCATGGAAGACGGCCTGCGCTTCGCAATTCGCGAAGGTGGTCGTACCGTTGGTGCCGGTGTTGTAGCAAAGATCGTCGAATAA
- the secE gene encoding preprotein translocase subunit SecE: MNVKAEAKDSRFDLLKWIAVALLVVAGVVGNQYFSGEPILYRVVALLVLAVVAALIALQTAKGQSFFGLAKEARVEIRKVVWPTRQETTQTTLIVVLVVLVMALVLWGLDSLLGWLVSFIVS; encoded by the coding sequence ATGAATGTTAAGGCTGAAGCCAAAGACTCTCGTTTTGATCTGCTCAAGTGGATCGCGGTGGCCCTGCTTGTGGTCGCTGGAGTGGTCGGTAATCAGTACTTTTCCGGTGAGCCGATCCTGTATCGTGTCGTTGCTCTGCTCGTGCTGGCGGTCGTCGCCGCACTGATCGCCCTGCAGACGGCAAAAGGTCAGTCCTTCTTCGGTCTGGCAAAGGAAGCGCGCGTCGAAATTCGCAAGGTTGTCTGGCCGACCCGTCAGGAAACCACGCAAACCACGCTGATCGTCGTCCTGGTCGTGCTCGTCATGGCTCTGGTGCTCTGGGGGCTCGATTCGCTCCTCGGTTGGCTTGTGTCGTTTATTGTAAGTTGA
- the nusG gene encoding transcription termination/antitermination protein NusG: protein MAKRWYVVHAYSGYEKHVMRSLIERVKFAGMEDEFGEILVPTEEVVEMRNGQKRKSERKFFPGYVLVQMEMNEATWHLIKDTPRVMGFIGGTADKPAPITEKEADAILRRVADSGDKPKPKTLFEPGEMVRVIDGPFADFSGVVEEVNYEKSRIQVAVTIFGRATPVELEFSQVEKS from the coding sequence GTGGCTAAGCGTTGGTACGTTGTGCATGCTTACTCGGGTTACGAGAAGCATGTAATGCGTTCGCTGATCGAGCGCGTAAAGTTCGCCGGAATGGAAGATGAGTTCGGCGAGATTCTGGTCCCCACCGAAGAAGTGGTGGAGATGCGTAACGGCCAGAAGCGCAAGAGTGAGCGCAAGTTCTTTCCAGGCTACGTGCTGGTGCAGATGGAAATGAACGAGGCGACTTGGCACTTGATCAAGGATACGCCGCGGGTGATGGGCTTTATCGGTGGTACTGCCGACAAGCCGGCACCGATCACCGAGAAAGAAGCCGACGCCATTCTGCGTCGCGTCGCCGATAGCGGTGACAAGCCCAAGCCGAAGACGCTGTTCGAGCCGGGCGAGATGGTTCGTGTTATCGATGGTCCGTTCGCTGATTTCAGCGGCGTCGTCGAAGAAGTGAATTACGAGAAGAGCCGTATCCAGGTGGCAGTGACCATTTTCGGTCGTGCCACTCCGGTCGAGCTGGAGTTCAGTCAGGTCGAGAAGTCGTAA
- the rplK gene encoding 50S ribosomal protein L11, translating to MAKKITAYIKLQVKAGQANPSPPVGPALGQHGVNIMEFCKAFNAKTQGMEPGLPTPVIITVYSDRSFTFETKSTPASVLLKKAAGLTSGSARPNTVKVGTVTRAQLEEIAKTKQADLTAADMDAAVRTIAGSARSMGLNVEGV from the coding sequence ATGGCTAAGAAAATCACGGCTTATATCAAGCTGCAAGTAAAGGCCGGTCAGGCCAACCCGTCGCCACCCGTCGGTCCCGCTCTGGGCCAGCACGGCGTCAACATCATGGAATTCTGCAAGGCGTTCAACGCCAAGACCCAGGGCATGGAACCTGGTCTGCCGACTCCAGTGATCATCACTGTTTACAGTGACCGTAGCTTCACGTTCGAAACCAAGAGCACCCCGGCTTCCGTGCTGCTGAAGAAAGCAGCAGGCCTGACCAGCGGTTCGGCCCGTCCGAACACTGTCAAGGTTGGCACCGTTACCCGTGCCCAGCTCGAAGAGATCGCCAAGACCAAGCAGGCCGATCTGACTGCAGCTGATATGGATGCAGCCGTGCGCACCATCGCCGGTTCTGCTCGTAGCATGGGCCTCAACGTGGAGGGTGTGTAA
- the rplA gene encoding 50S ribosomal protein L1 produces the protein MAKLTKRQKAIAAKIEPGKAYSFNDAAALLAEISAVKFSESVDISINLGVDPRKSDQVVRGATVLPNGSGKTVRVAVFTQGPGAEAALAAGADRVGMDDLAAEMKGGDLNYDVVIASPDAMRVVGQLGQVLGPRGLMPNPKVGTVTPDVATAVKNAKAGQVRFRTDKNGIIHGSVGKVGFEADKLKQNVEALLADLKRLKPSTSKGVYVKRVTLSTTMGPGLLIDQGSLDA, from the coding sequence ATGGCTAAGCTGACCAAGCGCCAAAAGGCTATCGCAGCCAAGATCGAGCCGGGCAAAGCCTACAGCTTCAACGATGCTGCTGCGCTGCTGGCCGAAATTTCCGCCGTCAAGTTCTCCGAGTCGGTCGATATCTCGATCAACCTCGGCGTCGACCCGCGTAAATCCGATCAGGTCGTTCGTGGTGCCACCGTTCTGCCCAACGGCAGCGGCAAAACCGTTCGCGTTGCCGTGTTCACCCAGGGTCCGGGCGCTGAAGCTGCTCTGGCTGCCGGTGCTGACCGCGTAGGCATGGACGACCTGGCTGCCGAAATGAAAGGCGGCGACCTGAACTACGACGTGGTCATCGCTTCCCCGGACGCCATGCGCGTTGTTGGCCAGCTGGGCCAGGTACTCGGCCCGCGCGGCCTGATGCCCAACCCGAAAGTCGGCACCGTGACCCCGGACGTCGCCACTGCAGTGAAGAATGCCAAGGCTGGTCAGGTACGTTTCCGTACCGACAAGAACGGCATCATCCACGGTTCCGTCGGCAAGGTTGGCTTCGAAGCCGACAAGCTGAAGCAGAACGTGGAAGCTCTGCTGGCCGATCTCAAGCGCCTGAAGCCGTCGACCTCGAAAGGCGTCTACGTCAAGCGCGTGACCCTGAGCACCACCATGGGCCCGGGTCTGCTGATCGACCAAGGTTCGCTGGACGCTTAA
- the rplJ gene encoding 50S ribosomal protein L10, whose product MAIKLEDKKAIVAEVNEAAKAALSAVVADARGVTVSAMTGLRKEAREAGVYVRVVRNTLLKRAVEGTQYDVLNDVFKGPTLIAFSNEHPGAAARLFKDFAKGQDKFEIKAAAFEGKYLAANQIDVLASLPTRDEGIAQLMSVIQGATSKLARTLAAIRDQKEAAAA is encoded by the coding sequence GTGGCAATTAAACTCGAAGACAAGAAGGCCATCGTCGCTGAAGTCAACGAGGCTGCCAAAGCTGCCCTGTCCGCTGTCGTGGCTGATGCCCGTGGCGTGACCGTAAGCGCTATGACCGGACTCCGTAAAGAGGCCCGCGAAGCTGGCGTATACGTACGTGTCGTACGTAATACCCTGCTCAAGCGCGCCGTTGAAGGCACTCAGTACGACGTGCTCAACGACGTGTTCAAAGGCCCGACCCTGATTGCGTTCTCCAACGAGCACCCGGGCGCTGCTGCCCGTCTGTTCAAGGACTTCGCCAAGGGTCAGGACAAGTTCGAGATCAAAGCCGCTGCGTTCGAGGGCAAGTACCTTGCAGCCAATCAGATCGACGTACTGGCAAGCCTGCCGACCCGCGACGAGGGTATCGCACAGCTGATGAGCGTTATCCAAGGCGCCACCAGCAAGCTCGCTCGCACCCTGGCAGCCATTCGCGACCAGAAAGAAGCCGCTGCTGCCTAA
- the rplL gene encoding 50S ribosomal protein L7/L12 — MSLTNEQIIEAIGQKSVMEIVELIKAMEETFGVTAAAAVAAGPAAGAAAAAEEQTEFTVVLAEAGDKKVNVIKAVRELTGLGLKEAKAVVDGAPGVVKEGVSKDEAEAAKKALEEAGAKVELK; from the coding sequence ATGTCTCTGACTAACGAGCAAATCATCGAAGCGATCGGCCAGAAATCCGTTATGGAAATCGTCGAGCTGATCAAGGCGATGGAAGAAACCTTCGGCGTTACCGCTGCTGCCGCTGTTGCTGCTGGCCCGGCTGCTGGTGCTGCTGCCGCTGCTGAAGAGCAAACCGAGTTCACCGTTGTCCTGGCTGAAGCTGGCGACAAGAAAGTGAACGTGATCAAGGCCGTTCGCGAGCTGACCGGTCTGGGCCTGAAAGAAGCCAAAGCAGTGGTTGACGGCGCTCCTGGCGTGGTCAAAGAAGGCGTGTCGAAAGACGAAGCCGAAGCTGCCAAGAAAGCTCTGGAAGAAGCAGGCGCCAAAGTCGAGCTCAAGTAA